A region of the Massilia sp. erpn genome:
ATATCGGCCCGCAGGTGACGGTGGAGGCGGGCGCCGTGATCGGCGCGCGCGCCGTGATCGATGCCGGCTGCTATATCGGCCGCGAGGCGGTGATCGGCGCCGACACGCATTTCTTCGCCAACGTGACCTTCCACGCGCGCTGCCGCATCGGCCAGCGCGGCATCATCCATTCCGGCGCCGTAATCGGCACCGACGGTTTCGGCTTCGCCAACGAAGGCGGCGTGTATATCAAGATTCCGCAGGTGGGCTGCGTGGTGATCGGCGACGATGTGGACATCGGCGCCAATACCACCATCGACCGCGGCGCGCTGGCTGACACCATCATCGAAGACGGCGTCAAGCTGGACAACCAGATCCAGATCGGCCATAACTGCCATATCGGCGCGCACACGGCCATGGCCGGCTGCGTCGGCGTGGCGGGCAGCGCCAAGATCGGCAAGTACTGCACCTTCGGCGGCGCGGCCATGGTGCTGGGCCACCTGACCATTGCCGACCATGTGCATGTCTCATCGGGCAGCATGGTCTCGCGCTCCATTCTGGAAGCGGGGCAGTACACCGGCTTCTATCCGCTGGCGAAAAACAGCGAGTGGGAAAAATCCGCCGCCATCGTGCGCAATTTGTCCGCCATGCGCGACAAGATCCGCGCGCTGGAAAAAACCATTAAAACGATAACGAATCAAGACGAATCATGACTACTGAAAACAAGACCCTGGGCATTTGCGAAATCAAGGAATTCCTGCCGCACCGCTATCCGCTGCTGCTGGTGGACCGCGTGCTGAACTGGGAATCGGGCAAGAGCATCACCGCCATCAAGAACGTGACCGTAAACGAGGAGTTCTTCAACGGGCACTTCCCGCACAAGCCGGTGATGCCGGGCGTGCTGATGATCGAAGCGATGGCGCAAACCGCCGCCATCCTGTCCTTCCTGACCATGAACATCAAGCCGGACGAAAATTCGGTGGTCTACTTCGTGGGCATCGACAATGCGCGCTTCAAGCGCCCGGTCGGTCCTGGCGACCAGCTGAAAATGGATGTGGAAATCCTGCGCGTTGCGCGCGGCATCTGGAAGTACAAGGCTGTCGCCACCGTGGACGGCCAGGTCGCCGTGGAAGGCGAATTGATGTGCACCATCCGTAACGCCGCCGACGCGAGCCAGCCAGCGGGGCAGTAATGGCAACGATACACCCAAGCGCCATCGTCGATCCGAAAGCCCAGCTGGACGAGGGTGTCGAGATCGGCCCTTACTCGGTCATCGGTCCCAACGTCGTAATCGGCGCCGGCACCAAGGTCGGCCCGCATGTGGTCATCGAAGGCCACACCACCATCGGCAAGGACAACCAGTTCTTCCAGTTCTCCTCCATCGGCGCCGCGCCGCAGGACAAGAAATGGAAGGGCGAACCGACCCGCCTGGTGATCGGCGACCGCAACACCATCCGCGAGTTCTGCACCTTCAACACCGGCACCGCGCAGGACAAGGGCGTGACCACGCTCGGCAACGATAACTGGATTTCGGCCTACGTGCACCTGGCGCACGACTGCACGGTGGGCAGCAACACCATCTTCTCGAACAATGCGCAGATGGCCGGCCACGTCGAAATCGGCGACTGGGTCATCATGAGCGGTTTCGCCAATGTGCACCAGTTCTGCAAGATCGGCGCCCACGCCTTCGTCGGCATGAGCACCAGCCTGACGCAGGACGTGCCGCCCTTTGTTCTGCTGAACGGCAATCCGGCCCAGGCCCATGGCGTGAATATCGAAGGCCTGAAACGCCGCGGCTTCACGCGCGAGCAGATCAACGCCATCCGCGCCGCCTACAAGACCCTGTACCGCTCCGGCCTGACGCTGGAAGAGGCCAAGGCGGCCCTGCTGGCGCAGGAAGCCGAAGCCGATGTGGTGGCCAGCGGCGGCGACGTCCATGTGCGCGCCATGCGCGAGTTCCTGGATACGGCAAGCCGTGGCATCGTCCGCTGATCTGTCGATCGCGGTCGTCGCCGGCGAACCGTCCGGCGACCTGCTGGCCAGCCGCCTGCTGGGCGGCCTGCGTCCGCAGCTGCCCGAGGCGCGCTTCCATGGCATCGGCGGCGCGAACATGCTGGCCCAAGGCTTCGAATCGCACTGGCCGATGGACAAGCTGACCGTGCGCGGCCTGTTCGAAATCATTCCGCGCTACCGCGAGCTGAAAGGCATCCAGAATACGCTGTGCGAGCAGCTGCTGGCCGAAAGGCCGGCGGTCTTCATCGGCGCCGACTATCCGGGTTTTAACCTGGGGCTGGAAGCGCGCCTGAAGGCGGCCGGCATCCCCACCGTGCACTATATCGGGCCGCAGATCTGGGCCTGGCGCGGTGGGCGCATCAAGAAAATCATCAAATCCGTTTCGCACATGCTGGTGGTGTTTCCGTTCGAGGAAGCGATCTACCAGAAGGCTGGCGTGCCGGTGACGTATGTTGGACATCCCCTGGCGGAAGTGATTCCGCTGAATCCGGACGAAGCGGGCGCGCGCCGCCAGCTTGGTCTGCCCGAGGATGCCAATGTGGTCACGCTGATGCCGGGCAGCCGCATGTCCGAACTTAAGTACAACACCGCTGCCTTTGTCGGTGCCTGCAAGCTGCTCAAGCAGCGCGACCGCTCGCTGCGCTTCATCGCGCCGATGGCGGGCGAGAAGCCGCGCCAGTATTTCCTGCAGCTGGTGACCGAAGCCGGCCTGCAGGACGTGGAAATCACGCTGCTTGACGGCCAGTCGCACGCCGCCATCTGCGCCGCCGACGCGGTGCTGGTGGCCTCCGGCACGGCCTCGCTGGAAGTGGCGCTGTTCAAGAAGCCCATGGTCATCGCCTACAAGATGATGCGCGCTTCCTGGGAAATCATGCGCCATATGGGCTACCAGCCCTGGATCGGCCTGCCGAACATCCTGGCGCGCGAATTCCTCGTGCCGGAACTGCTGCAGAACGCCGCCAGCGCCGAAGCTCTGGCCGAAGCCATGTGGCAGCAGCTCAGCGATGCGCCGCACCGCCTGCGTCTGGCCCAGCGCTTTACCGATATGCACCACAGCCTGCTGCGCAATAGCGCGGCCGAAGGGGCGGCAGCGGTCATGAAAGTGATCAATTCAAAGTGAAGAACCAACAAAACGGCCTGTTTGACGACTTGCCGGACTCGCCCGACGAAATCATCTGCGGCGTGGACGAAGCTGGACGCGGCCCGCTGGCCGGCCCCGTATTCGCCGCCGCCGTGATCCTGCACCCGGGTCGTCCCATCGACGGCCTGCGCGATTCGAAAAAGCTGACCGAGGCCAAGCGCGACGCGCTGGCGCCGCTGATCATGCAGAACGCCGTGGCCTGGGCCATTGCCGAAGCGTCGGAAGAGGAAATCGACAAGATCAACATCCTGCAGGCCAGCATGCTGGCCATGCGGCGCGCGGTCGAGGCGCTCTCCACCGTGCCGACCCTGGCCCTGATCGACGGCAACCGCTGCCCGGTGATGAAGATCCAGTCCATTGCCATTGTCGACGGCGACAATAAGGTGGAAGCCATTTCGGCCGCCTCCATCCTGGCCAAGACCGCGCGCGATGCGGCGTTGGTCAAGCTGCACCTGCAGTATCCGCAGTACGGCTTCGACCAGCACAAAGGCTATCCCACGGCCCTGCATCTGGAACGCCTGCAACTGCACGGCGTATCGCCGGTGCACCGCCGTTCCTATGCGCCGGTGCGCAAGGTGCTGGAGGCGCTGCGATGAAATCGATCACCTCGCGCGACAACGCGCAATACAAGGAACTCAAGCAGCTGGCCACCAGCTCGCAGGCGCGCCGCAAGGCCGGCCGCACCCTGCTGGATGGCGTGCACCTGTGCGAAACCTGGTTGCAGCTGCGCGGCGCGCCGGAGCAGTGCATCGTCAGCGAATCGGCGCTGCACCATCCGGAAGTGGCGGCCATCGTGATGCAGCTGCAGGCCCACCACGCCCACTGTCTGAGCCTGCCCGATGCGCTGTACAACGCCGTCAGCCAGGTTGAACATGGCGTCGGTCTGATGTTCATGGTCGAAACGCCGCAGCGCGATACCCCGGCCGCGCTGACCGTGAACGCCGTCCTGCTCGATAATCTGCAAGACCCCGGCAACGTCGGCTCCATCCTGCGCAGCGCGGCGGCGGCCGGTATCAAGGAAGTGTATTGCAGCCCCGGCACGGCGTTCTGCTGGTCGCCCAAGGTGCTGCGCGCGGCCATGGGCGCCCACTTCGTGCTGGATATTTTCGAAAACGTCGAGCTGGCGCCGCTGCTGGAGAATGCCCGCATCGCCACCCTGGCGACCAGCGGCTACGCCAAGCAGCGCCTGTACGACGTTGACCTGCGCCAGCCGGTGGCATGGGTGCTGGGCCATGAAGGGCAGGGCGTCTCGGACGAACTGTTGTCGCTGGCGCGCCACCAGGTGGTGATTCCCCACCTCGGCAAGGTCGAGTCGCTGAACGTCGCCGCCTGCGCGGCGGTATGCTTTTTCGAGCAAGTAAGGCAAAATCAGGCTTAATGCCCTCGCGGCGCGCGTACAGGAGCAATCCATGGATATCGCGGCTTTGCATTTTCTGGTGGCGGAAGGCGAACCGGTCCAGCGCGAGCTGCTGGCCGGCTTGCTGCGCCATATGGGCGCCGTGCGCGTCTCGGCGGTGGGCGATGGGCAGACTGCCCTGAATATGCTGGAAGGCAGCGAGCCGCCCATCAATATCGCCGTGCTGGACCTGGGCCTGCCCGGCATCGATGCGCTGGAGCTGATCCGCCGCCTGTCGGATTCCGACTGCAAGGCCGGCCTGATCGTGGTCGGCGCGCAAAGCGGCGACCTGCTGTTCTGCGTTGAAACCATGGCTTTGGCCTATGGCGTCAATCTGCTGGGCGCCCTCGGCAAGCCACTCAGCATCACCCGCCTGCAACCACTGATCGCCAACTACACCGCGCCCGCCGTTCCGGCCAGCCCAGTGAATTTGCCATCGTTCAGCTTTGCCGATGTGGGCCGCGGCCTGCAGGCACGCGAATTCGATCCCTTCTTCCAGCCCAAGATCGAGCTGGAGACCGGGCAGCTGAAAGGCTTGGAGATGTTCGCCCGCTGGCGCCATCCCCAGCACGGCGTACTCGGACCAGCCGCCTTTGTCGGCGTGCTGGAAGATAACCGCCGCATCGATTTCCTCGACTGGAGCATGATCGAAAAATCCGTGGCCGCCTGCCGCGCGCTGCACGACCAGGACATCCCGCTTTCCTTCTCGGTCAACGTCGATCCGACCACGCTGGCCCATCCCCAGTTTATCCCGCAGATGACGGCCTGCCTGGAACGCCACCGCATCCTGGCTGACTACATCACTTTCGAGATCACCGAATCGGCCGTGCTCTCGACTAACGCCCACTTCCTGGAGCGCCTGCTGCGCCTGCGGATGCTGGGTTTCGGCCTCGCCATTGACGATTACGGCACTGCGCGTTCGAATTTACAGCTACTGGCTGCCATCCCATTCTCCGAGCTGAAGATCGACCGCAGCTTTGTCGATGGCGCATCCAAAAAATGCGCCATCGGCACCGTGCTTAAATCCTGCCTGGGTCTAGCGCGCAGTCTTGACCGCCATTCCTGCGCCGTCGGCGTCGAAACCCGCCAGGACTGGGACTTCCTTCAAGGCCTGGGCTGCACCTACGCTCAGGGCTTCTACATCGCCAGTCCGATGCCGGTGGAGGCGATTCCCGCCTGGCTCGCGGACTGGCGCCACTTCTTCTGAAACGAAAATGGCGGTGTAGAAGCAGCCCTTACAGCTGCGGCTTGTTTTCCTTGACCTTGTCCTGGTCGGCTTGCCGCTGGCGGGCTGCCGAGTCGGCGTTGGCACGCAGGGCCGGTGCGTCATGCCGCAACCAAGGGGCCGTTATCGTAATCTGATAAGCGTGCACCAACTCTTGATTTTTTGTATCTGTAAACGGCATGGCGTGAATAGTCGCTGCGCAAGTCGGCAAAGGATTAGTCTGGTATCCCAGAGGATTTCCGGCAGAGCTTTGCTCGCGGCAGGGGTTGGGGCTGGCGCCGCCGTTGTCATAGTATTGGCGGCCCTGCATATCGTAGAACCACCTGTAGAGCGGCACACGATTGCTGCGGCCATGGGTGTCAAGGCCAGGTGCGTCGAATTTTTCAGCGAGCGAATTGATGAAGGTGCTTAAGACGATGTGGCGCTCGGGTGGCAACTGCATCAATTCCCGCTTCACAAGGAAGATGTTATTGGCCTCGTTGACGAACACGGTAAAACGATCCAATCCGTTTGGATAGACTTGCATGCGGCGGGTATCGTTGGTCATGACGAAGCCGCGCACTGAGTCGCCGATCATGGGCAGGTTCTCAAGATGGAGCGTGGGATTGAGCTTCTTGAGGATCTGCTTGGCCTCTTCCGCCTGCATGCCGAGCCGGACGCCGCCAAGATCGAGTCCTTTGAGGCCGGCCAGGACGGGCGTGACCACCGTGGAGTCGATGGCTTGGCCCGGCGCGGCCTTGGTGCCATTCTCCGCCGAAGCAGGTGCGCCTTGGTTTGATTGCAAACCCGCCTTGATGGCGGCCTTGAGGTCGATGGCAGGCCCGGCGTGCGCCAGCAGGGGCGTGGCCAGGACCAGGGGCGCCAGAAGGGACGATGCGATTTTTTTCATGTTCATATTTCTTGAAATGGGTTGCGTGCCAGAAATATATTGCTTGTTACCCATTGATTGAAACATGAAATTGCATCAAAAGCAATTTCTTTTGGTTACTCAAATATGAGCTTCGAGCACCGGCCAGCGGCCTTCGATTTTGTCGCCGCGTATGCCAACCAGATCGCCGAATTGCAGCAGCACCGCTTCCGATTGCGTCGGCCGCAGGAACATGAAATCGTCCGGCGCGAGGGCGACGCCTTTGGCCGCGAGATAGCCTTCCTGGTTCGAGCTGGTGTACAGGCCTGCCTTCGTGATTCCGGCCGGCGATTCCGGGTTGGCCAGCCAATTGCCGCCGTAGGCGAACAGGATGTCGGCGCTGTTGCGGTCCCACGCGACCATCGGGCCGCTCAGCCACTCCATAGTTGGAACGCCGGTATTGGCGTGGCGCTTCAGGACCGGTGTAGCGACGAAAGCTGCGGGTTCAAAGTCTGCCAGCGCCGGCAGGTCGTAATGGGATGGCTTGAGCAAAGCAGTGCCGACGGAGATATCGTTGATGCGCGAGCCGGCCTCGTGATGGCGGAACGTCGGGCTGCCTGCACCGTTGAAGGTCAGCGGCCCTTGCTGCAACTGGGGAAATTCCTTGGCCAGCATATCGGCGAAAGCCGCATAGCGGGCCTTGACCTTGACTACCTCTCCCTGGACCAGCATCCCCGGCAAGCCCATGATGTGCGCGTCGTAGCCCATAAAGCCCGAGAACGTCAGCTGCTCCGGATTGGCGGCAATGACGCGCAGTGCCTGCGCCGCAGCGGCTGGATTGCTAAAACCGCCCCGGTGCAGGCCGACGTCGATTTCCAGATTGATGCGCAGGCGCTGCCCCTGTCCTTTCGCCAGCTGGAGATATTGCGCCAGCCGCGCATCCGAATCGACCAGCCATTGCAGTTGCCGCGACGGGTCGAACGGTCCCTTGTGCTGTTTGTAGAAGATATCCACGGCTGCCACGGGCATCGGTTTGCCAAGCAGCAGATCGGATTGCGGCCGCAGGCGCGCCAGCTCCTGGATGAAGGGGCGATGAAACACCATCACCGATTCCGTGCCCGCGCGCTTGGCGATGTATTCGACCAGGGCAGGGCTGGGAACTGATTTGGCCACAATGCGGAAGGTGCGCGGCGTTCCGATTTTTGCCGACTGGACGACGCGATCGATATTGCGGTCAAGCCGGTCCAGATCGATCAGGAGCACGGGCCTGTCGATGCCCTGCTTGCGCAATAAGGTATTGAGCTTGGCGTAGTAGGGCGCATGTCCGCCGCTGGATTCGGCTGGCCTGGAGAAGGCGAGAGCAGTTGCAGCGGCGGCCGTGCCGCCAAGCAGTAAGGTACGGCGTGAAACCATATCAAGCTCCGAAAATATGTTTCAGGTGGGCGTTGAGCATCTTGGATTGAGGGTCGAGCGAACGGCGAACTTCGTGGAAGTCCTTCCAGTGCCGGGGATACAGGGCCGACAGGCGGGCAGCATCGAGCGTATGAATTTTTCCCCAGTGCGGACGGCCTTTGTATTTCCAGAAAATCGGCTCGATCTCGGCGAAGTAGGGACGGTAGTCGGTATCGCCGAACTGGTGCACCGAGATGGAAGCGCCGGGCTGCCCCTCGAACATCGACAGCCAGATATCGTCCGCCCCAACGTGCCTGTACTCCAGCGGGAAGCACACTGGGATTTTCTTGTCGCGCATCGTCTTCAGGATTTCGCGCACGCAGGCCGGACCCGATTCGAGCGGCACCGTATATTCCATTTCGCGGAAGCGAACCACTCGCACATGGGGAAACACCTTATAGGACGGACCGGTATTGATGGTCGACCCGGCGCCGCCCAGCAGGGTTTTCAAAAGCCAGTCATAGACGGCGCTTGAATTGGGCATCCAGCTCACCGCGTTGAAAATCTTGCGCAGATCGAGAACGACCTGCGGATCGTCTTCTTCCGCCTTGCTGTCGCCCGGCTTGGCTGGATCGGTTGCCACCGTCACGCAAAAATCCGAATGCGGCAGGGGCAGGAATTCGAAGTGCCGGTGCTGGGTCATGCGCTTGTCCAGATCGGCCAGCACGTCTTCCGTTTTCTCGATGCGATTGACTTCGGTGAGCAGGAACGCCGCCTGATTCTGCATCCGGATGCGCGTGACGATGCCCAGCGCGCCAAGCGATGTGCGCGCGGCATTGAATATCTCCGCGTTGCTTGTGGCCGAGCAGTCAATCAGCCCGCCGCTCGGCGTCGCAAGCGTAAGGCCCGCCACATAGTTCGACAGCGAACCGAAACGCGGCCCGGTGCCGTGGACCGAGGTGGCGATGGAACCAGCCAGCGAGGGGTAATCCATATCGGGCATATTGCTCAGAGCCTGGCCGACGCTCTCCAGCAGCGGGCCGATATCGTGCAGCCGCGTGCCGCCCCACAATTCGGCTTGCAGCGTTTGCGCGTCGTGGCTGGCCAGGCCGCTCAGCAGGTCGGTGGCGACCAGGGTATCGCTGGTCGGTACCACGCCGCTGAAGGAGTGGCTGGAACCCACTGCGCGCACCACGCCCTTGGCTTGGCGCAGGATATCGACTACTTCCGCTTCCGTGGCTGGTCCCAGACGCTGGGCGGGCAGGCAGTGCTGGTTGCCCGCCCAGTTCACCCAGGGCAGCGGCTTGCCCAGTTCATAGGGCACCGGCATTTGCGGCTCGGAGGAGCGGGATATGCAGCCCGGCAGCAGCGTGGCGGCCATGCCTGCCGCTGTCGCTTCGAGAAAACGGCGTCGGCTCGTTTGCGTCATTGCTTCTCCTTCAATCCGGCCACCAGGCGCACCAGCATGCGCAGGTCGGCTTCGTCGCAGGCGGCGCAATAGCCGGACGGCGGCATGCCGCGTATGCCCTGGATGGCGTTGCGCAGCATGGCCTCTTCGCCTTGGCGTTTGCGGTCCTTCCAATCCTCGGGCCGGCCCATCAAGGGCGTGCCGGTGTTGGGCCGGACGTGACATTGGACGCAGTTGTTCTGCAATAGCTTGATTTGGCGTTCGGTCGGTTCGGCCTGCGCGCCGAAGGCAGCGGCAAGGCTTAGCGCCCCGGCAATGGTGAGTCGGATTTTCACGGTCTCACCCTCAGAAGCGGCGCGTTACGGACAACATCAGCTTGTCCTTGTCGATGGCGCGCACCTTGCTGCCGTCGAGGGTGAGATAGAGTTCGCGCACCTTGTTGCGGGTCATGACCCAGTCAGCATTCCATTCGAAGCCCCACTGCTTGCGCGTCAAGCCGATGCGGTAATCGTTGAAATTCGCCTCGGAGAAGTTGGCGACGCGTTGGCGGCCGGCGTGCAGCGTGAGTGTGGTGGCTGGGGCGATGTCGGTTTTGTAGGTGAGGTCGAAGAGCAGGGAGCCGCGCGAATTATGATCGCCGCGCGCATAGCACTCGAAGGCTGGCGTCGGATCGGCGGAGAACTGCAGCAGCGAGCCGCAGACGCCGCCGGTATCGGCGCCGCGATACGTCTTGGAGATGACATCGAGCAGGCGGCCTTCGATATTGCCATAGCCGAATTCGAACAGGGCAAAGCGGCTGCTGTAGCTGGTGCTGCGCACGTCGGTCGGCGTGAGCTCCGTCATGTCGAAGCCGTGCGGCGCCTCGAACTTCGCGCCGGGGAAGAGTTCTGCCGCGAGTCCAACGCCGAAATGCCAGGCTTCCGGATCGCCGAAACGGTAGCCGCCACCCAGCGTCACGTCGATGCCACGGCC
Encoded here:
- a CDS encoding TorF family putative porin; the encoded protein is MRYISTAVLAAMASLALFSLPSRAAEREIASYSLDTDVTVFNDLRTRGLSDSLMRPAVKLGLQLAHESGMVAIVEVVNVSKKQFLNGRGIDVTLGGGYRFGDPEAWHFGVGLAAELFPGAKFEAPHGFDMTELTPTDVRSTSYSSRFALFEFGYGNIEGRLLDVISKTYRGADTGGVCGSLLQFSADPTPAFECYARGDHNSRGSLLFDLTYKTDIAPATTLTLHAGRQRVANFSEANFNDYRIGLTRKQWGFEWNADWVMTRNKVRELYLTLDGSKVRAIDKDKLMLSVTRRF
- a CDS encoding alanine racemase, giving the protein MVSRRTLLLGGTAAAATALAFSRPAESSGGHAPYYAKLNTLLRKQGIDRPVLLIDLDRLDRNIDRVVQSAKIGTPRTFRIVAKSVPSPALVEYIAKRAGTESVMVFHRPFIQELARLRPQSDLLLGKPMPVAAVDIFYKQHKGPFDPSRQLQWLVDSDARLAQYLQLAKGQGQRLRINLEIDVGLHRGGFSNPAAAAQALRVIAANPEQLTFSGFMGYDAHIMGLPGMLVQGEVVKVKARYAAFADMLAKEFPQLQQGPLTFNGAGSPTFRHHEAGSRINDISVGTALLKPSHYDLPALADFEPAAFVATPVLKRHANTGVPTMEWLSGPMVAWDRNSADILFAYGGNWLANPESPAGITKAGLYTSSNQEGYLAAKGVALAPDDFMFLRPTQSEAVLLQFGDLVGIRGDKIEGRWPVLEAHI
- a CDS encoding EAL domain-containing protein, with the protein product MDIAALHFLVAEGEPVQRELLAGLLRHMGAVRVSAVGDGQTALNMLEGSEPPINIAVLDLGLPGIDALELIRRLSDSDCKAGLIVVGAQSGDLLFCVETMALAYGVNLLGALGKPLSITRLQPLIANYTAPAVPASPVNLPSFSFADVGRGLQAREFDPFFQPKIELETGQLKGLEMFARWRHPQHGVLGPAAFVGVLEDNRRIDFLDWSMIEKSVAACRALHDQDIPLSFSVNVDPTTLAHPQFIPQMTACLERHRILADYITFEITESAVLSTNAHFLERLLRLRMLGFGLAIDDYGTARSNLQLLAAIPFSELKIDRSFVDGASKKCAIGTVLKSCLGLARSLDRHSCAVGVETRQDWDFLQGLGCTYAQGFYIASPMPVEAIPAWLADWRHFF
- the lpxA gene encoding acyl-ACP--UDP-N-acetylglucosamine O-acyltransferase; its protein translation is MATIHPSAIVDPKAQLDEGVEIGPYSVIGPNVVIGAGTKVGPHVVIEGHTTIGKDNQFFQFSSIGAAPQDKKWKGEPTRLVIGDRNTIREFCTFNTGTAQDKGVTTLGNDNWISAYVHLAHDCTVGSNTIFSNNAQMAGHVEIGDWVIMSGFANVHQFCKIGAHAFVGMSTSLTQDVPPFVLLNGNPAQAHGVNIEGLKRRGFTREQINAIRAAYKTLYRSGLTLEEAKAALLAQEAEADVVASGGDVHVRAMREFLDTASRGIVR
- the lpxB gene encoding lipid-A-disaccharide synthase; the encoded protein is MASSADLSIAVVAGEPSGDLLASRLLGGLRPQLPEARFHGIGGANMLAQGFESHWPMDKLTVRGLFEIIPRYRELKGIQNTLCEQLLAERPAVFIGADYPGFNLGLEARLKAAGIPTVHYIGPQIWAWRGGRIKKIIKSVSHMLVVFPFEEAIYQKAGVPVTYVGHPLAEVIPLNPDEAGARRQLGLPEDANVVTLMPGSRMSELKYNTAAFVGACKLLKQRDRSLRFIAPMAGEKPRQYFLQLVTEAGLQDVEITLLDGQSHAAICAADAVLVASGTASLEVALFKKPMVIAYKMMRASWEIMRHMGYQPWIGLPNILAREFLVPELLQNAASAEALAEAMWQQLSDAPHRLRLAQRFTDMHHSLLRNSAAEGAAAVMKVINSK
- a CDS encoding D-arabinono-1,4-lactone oxidase → MTQTSRRRFLEATAAGMAATLLPGCISRSSEPQMPVPYELGKPLPWVNWAGNQHCLPAQRLGPATEAEVVDILRQAKGVVRAVGSSHSFSGVVPTSDTLVATDLLSGLASHDAQTLQAELWGGTRLHDIGPLLESVGQALSNMPDMDYPSLAGSIATSVHGTGPRFGSLSNYVAGLTLATPSGGLIDCSATSNAEIFNAARTSLGALGIVTRIRMQNQAAFLLTEVNRIEKTEDVLADLDKRMTQHRHFEFLPLPHSDFCVTVATDPAKPGDSKAEEDDPQVVLDLRKIFNAVSWMPNSSAVYDWLLKTLLGGAGSTINTGPSYKVFPHVRVVRFREMEYTVPLESGPACVREILKTMRDKKIPVCFPLEYRHVGADDIWLSMFEGQPGASISVHQFGDTDYRPYFAEIEPIFWKYKGRPHWGKIHTLDAARLSALYPRHWKDFHEVRRSLDPQSKMLNAHLKHIFGA
- the fabZ gene encoding 3-hydroxyacyl-ACP dehydratase FabZ, with the protein product MTTENKTLGICEIKEFLPHRYPLLLVDRVLNWESGKSITAIKNVTVNEEFFNGHFPHKPVMPGVLMIEAMAQTAAILSFLTMNIKPDENSVVYFVGIDNARFKRPVGPGDQLKMDVEILRVARGIWKYKAVATVDGQVAVEGELMCTIRNAADASQPAGQ
- a CDS encoding RNA methyltransferase, whose amino-acid sequence is MKSITSRDNAQYKELKQLATSSQARRKAGRTLLDGVHLCETWLQLRGAPEQCIVSESALHHPEVAAIVMQLQAHHAHCLSLPDALYNAVSQVEHGVGLMFMVETPQRDTPAALTVNAVLLDNLQDPGNVGSILRSAAAAGIKEVYCSPGTAFCWSPKVLRAAMGAHFVLDIFENVELAPLLENARIATLATSGYAKQRLYDVDLRQPVAWVLGHEGQGVSDELLSLARHQVVIPHLGKVESLNVAACAAVCFFEQVRQNQA
- a CDS encoding cytochrome c5 family protein, with product MKIRLTIAGALSLAAAFGAQAEPTERQIKLLQNNCVQCHVRPNTGTPLMGRPEDWKDRKRQGEEAMLRNAIQGIRGMPPSGYCAACDEADLRMLVRLVAGLKEKQ
- the lpxD gene encoding UDP-3-O-(3-hydroxymyristoyl)glucosamine N-acyltransferase encodes the protein MGTRLGELVERLGGQLVGDPNLEVIGIAPLTDAGASHISFLSNSKFRSQAGQSQAAAMIVSAADDAIVAEQFKGARIVVKNPYVYFARAAQYFESLTAIVPPAGIHPSAVVHESAQVDPSAHIGPQVTVEAGAVIGARAVIDAGCYIGREAVIGADTHFFANVTFHARCRIGQRGIIHSGAVIGTDGFGFANEGGVYIKIPQVGCVVIGDDVDIGANTTIDRGALADTIIEDGVKLDNQIQIGHNCHIGAHTAMAGCVGVAGSAKIGKYCTFGGAAMVLGHLTIADHVHVSSGSMVSRSILEAGQYTGFYPLAKNSEWEKSAAIVRNLSAMRDKIRALEKTIKTITNQDES
- the rnhB gene encoding ribonuclease HII; this encodes MKNQQNGLFDDLPDSPDEIICGVDEAGRGPLAGPVFAAAVILHPGRPIDGLRDSKKLTEAKRDALAPLIMQNAVAWAIAEASEEEIDKINILQASMLAMRRAVEALSTVPTLALIDGNRCPVMKIQSIAIVDGDNKVEAISAASILAKTARDAALVKLHLQYPQYGFDQHKGYPTALHLERLQLHGVSPVHRRSYAPVRKVLEALR